The sequence CAGCGATTCAAGTTGCTGCGCTCGAGACCCGGTCAGAAGACCGGGTTCTGAGGACGGACGGCGCGCCGCCACGCAAGGCCGTTTTCAAGCCCCGGTCGCGCCGGATTCGGTTGCAACGAACGCGCCTATTCTTTCCAGGTAGCTCTGTACGGTTGCGGGCGCCAGGTTCCACATCGGCGGGGCGGGGCAGAGGTGGTTTGCCACGCTCCAGAGCGGCTCCAGCTTTGCCGCAACTTCCTTCATGGATCCCGTCGCAACGAAGGTCTCGACCATCTCGTCGCTGACATGATGATTGAACGACGAGATATCCTTGTTGGCCTCGATGCCTGCCTGGCAGGCGCGGGCCTCGGCTCCGAAACCGTTCATTTCAAAGAACGATTCGTACTGTACGGCGCTCGCATAATAGGCGACGGTGGAGCGCGCATCCGCAATGGCTTCGGCCTTGTTGTCGTTGATTGCGACCCAGGGCCAGATGCTGACACAGACATCTTTTCGCTCACGCCCGTGCTTGCGCAGTTCGTCCAGATAGGCGGGTGCCATATGCTCGATGGTCCAGTCGATGGACCACATCGGGTGCCCGATCACACCATCCGCTATCTCGGCGGCCAGGCGCACC comes from Gammaproteobacteria bacterium and encodes:
- a CDS encoding LLM class flavin-dependent oxidoreductase: MKKTNAIGEPRKFWAVLPVLPAPQLAGLAQQYEKLGFEGTFATQVYGPPFVALAAASTVTSKLMLGTGIAIAATRSPMETAMAIMDLDRISEGRAVLGLGSSISSWTSGVFGTPEIKPLAHLRDTVAAIRHIEAGAHLGLAPYAGTYFAAGFEAMLQTAPPYRAKIPIWIAALREKLVRLAAEIADGVIGHPMWSIDWTIEHMAPAYLDELRKHGRERKDVCVSIWPWVAINDNKAEAIADARSTVAYYASAVQYESFFEMNGFGAEARACQAGIEANKDISSFNHHVSDEMVETFVATGSMKEVAAKLEPLWSVANHLCPAPPMWNLAPATVQSYLERIGAFVATESGATGA